The following are encoded in a window of Narcine bancroftii isolate sNarBan1 chromosome 2, sNarBan1.hap1, whole genome shotgun sequence genomic DNA:
- the ache gene encoding acetylcholinesterase isoform X1, whose translation MVWLLLLWLGFADEDLWRGCKSVGRTMNLLLTSALGTLLLSLTLCQTDDTSELLVNTKSGKVMGIRIPVLSSHITGFLGIPFAEPPIGNMRFRRSEPKKPWSGVWNASTLPNNCQQYVDQQFPGFPGSEMWNPNREMSEDCLYLNIWVPSPRPKSATVMVWIYGGGFYSGSSTLDVYNGKYLAYTEGVVLVSLSYRVGAFGFLALHGSQEAPGNVGLLDQRMALQWVHDNIQFFGGDPKTVTIFGESAGGASVGMHILSPGSRGLFHRAILQSGSPNCPWASVSVAEGRRRAVELGRNLNCNLNSDEELVQCLREKKPQELIDVEWNVLPFDSVFRFAFVPIIDGDFFPTSIESMMNSGNFKKTQILLGVNKDEGSFFLLYGSPGFSKDTESKISREDFVSGVKLSVPHANDIGWDAVTLQYTDWMDEHNGIKNRDGLDDIVGDHNVICPLMHFVNKYTKYGNGTYLYFFNHRASNLVWPEWMGVIHGYEIEFVFGLPLVKELNYTAEEEALSRRIMHYWATFAKTGNPNEPHSQETKWPLFTTKEQKFIDLNTEPLKVHQQLRVQMCVFWNQFLPKLLNATETIDEAERQWKTEFHRWSSYMTHWKNQFDHYSRHESCAEL comes from the exons ATGGTCtggcttcttcttctttggcttggcttcgcggacgaagatttatggagagg TTGCAAATCAGTTGGGAGAACAATGAACCTGCTGCTCACCTCTGCGCTGGGCACGCTTCTGCTCTCGCTCACACTGTGCCAGACAGACGACACCTCTGAGCTCCTGGTTAACACCAAGTCGGGAAAAGTCATGGGAATAAGAATCCCTGTCCTCTCCAGCCACATCACCGGTTTCCTGGGGATCCCCTTTGCTGAGCCTCCAATTGGGAACATGAGGTTCAGGAGGTCAGAGCCCAAGAAGCCCTGGTCGGGGGTCTGGAACGCTTCCACCTTACCCAACAACTGCCAGCAGTACGTTGACCAGCAGTTCCCTGGATTTCCAGGTtcggagatgtggaatccgaACAGAGAGATGAGCGAGGATTGCTTGTACCTCAACATCTgggtgccttctccaagaccaaAAAGTGCAACAGTCATGGTGTGGATCTATGGAGGTGGTTTCTACAGTGGGTCCTCGACATTGGACGTCTACAATGGGAAGTACCTCGCCTACACTGAGGGGGTGGTGCTGGTCTCCCTGAGCTACCGGGTAGGCGCTTTCGGCTTCCTCGCCCTCCACGGCAGCCAGGAGGCGCCGGGAAATGTGGGCCTCCTCGACCAGAGGATGGCGCTGCAGTGGGTGCACGACAACATCCAGTTCTTCGGCGGGGACCCCAAGACGGTGACCATCTTCGGAGAGAGTGCCGGCGGCGCCTCGGTCGGCATGCACATTCTCTCCCCGGGGAGCCGAGGCCTCTTCCACCGGGCCATCCTTCAGAGTGGCTCGCCCAATTGCCCCTGGGCATCTGTGTCCGTGGCCGAAGGCCGTAGGAGGGCGGTCGAACTGGGAAGGAACCTCAACTGTAACCTCAACAGTGATGAAGAGCTTGTCCAGTGTCTGAGGGAAAAGAAGCCTCAGGAGTTGATTGACGTGGAGTGGAACGTCCTTCCCTTTGACAGTGTCTTCAGGTTCGCCTTCGTCCCCATTATCGATGGGGATTTCTTCCCGACCTCCATAGAATCGATGATGAACTCAGGCAACTTCAAGAAGACTCAGATCTTACTGGGAGTCAACAAGGACGAGGGCTCATTTTTCCTCTTGTACGGATCACCAGGTTTCAGCAAGGACACTGAGAGCAAAATCTCTCGAGAAGACTTCGTGTCTGGGGTCAAGCTAAGTGTCCCCCATGCCAATGACATAGGGTGGGATGCTGTCACCCTGCAGTACACGGACTGGATGGATGAACACAATGGCATAAAGAACAGAGATGGATTAGACGACATCGTAGGGGACCACAACGTCATATGCCCCTTGATGCACTTTGTCAACAAGTATACCAAGTATGGTAATGGCACCTACCTGTACTTCTTCAACCACCGAGCCTCAAACCTGGTATGGCCAGAGTGGATGGGCGTCATCCACGGCTATGAAATTGAATTTGTCTTTGGGCTGCCACTGGTGAAGGAGCTGAACTACACGGCAGAGGAGGAGGCGCTGAGCCGGAGGATCATGCACTACTGGGCGACTTTCGCAAAGACTGG AAACCCAAATGAACCCCACTCACAGGAGACCAAATGGCCTCTCTTCACTACCAAGGAGCAGAAATTTATTGACCTCAACACGGAGCCCCTGAAAGTCCACCAGCAGCTTCGAGTTCAGATGTGCGTGTTCTGGAACCAGTTCCTTCCCAAGCTCCTCAATGCCACAG
- the ache gene encoding acetylcholinesterase isoform X2 has translation MNLLLTSALGTLLLSLTLCQTDDTSELLVNTKSGKVMGIRIPVLSSHITGFLGIPFAEPPIGNMRFRRSEPKKPWSGVWNASTLPNNCQQYVDQQFPGFPGSEMWNPNREMSEDCLYLNIWVPSPRPKSATVMVWIYGGGFYSGSSTLDVYNGKYLAYTEGVVLVSLSYRVGAFGFLALHGSQEAPGNVGLLDQRMALQWVHDNIQFFGGDPKTVTIFGESAGGASVGMHILSPGSRGLFHRAILQSGSPNCPWASVSVAEGRRRAVELGRNLNCNLNSDEELVQCLREKKPQELIDVEWNVLPFDSVFRFAFVPIIDGDFFPTSIESMMNSGNFKKTQILLGVNKDEGSFFLLYGSPGFSKDTESKISREDFVSGVKLSVPHANDIGWDAVTLQYTDWMDEHNGIKNRDGLDDIVGDHNVICPLMHFVNKYTKYGNGTYLYFFNHRASNLVWPEWMGVIHGYEIEFVFGLPLVKELNYTAEEEALSRRIMHYWATFAKTGNPNEPHSQETKWPLFTTKEQKFIDLNTEPLKVHQQLRVQMCVFWNQFLPKLLNATETIDEAERQWKTEFHRWSSYMTHWKNQFDHYSRHESCAEL, from the exons ATGAACCTGCTGCTCACCTCTGCGCTGGGCACGCTTCTGCTCTCGCTCACACTGTGCCAGACAGACGACACCTCTGAGCTCCTGGTTAACACCAAGTCGGGAAAAGTCATGGGAATAAGAATCCCTGTCCTCTCCAGCCACATCACCGGTTTCCTGGGGATCCCCTTTGCTGAGCCTCCAATTGGGAACATGAGGTTCAGGAGGTCAGAGCCCAAGAAGCCCTGGTCGGGGGTCTGGAACGCTTCCACCTTACCCAACAACTGCCAGCAGTACGTTGACCAGCAGTTCCCTGGATTTCCAGGTtcggagatgtggaatccgaACAGAGAGATGAGCGAGGATTGCTTGTACCTCAACATCTgggtgccttctccaagaccaaAAAGTGCAACAGTCATGGTGTGGATCTATGGAGGTGGTTTCTACAGTGGGTCCTCGACATTGGACGTCTACAATGGGAAGTACCTCGCCTACACTGAGGGGGTGGTGCTGGTCTCCCTGAGCTACCGGGTAGGCGCTTTCGGCTTCCTCGCCCTCCACGGCAGCCAGGAGGCGCCGGGAAATGTGGGCCTCCTCGACCAGAGGATGGCGCTGCAGTGGGTGCACGACAACATCCAGTTCTTCGGCGGGGACCCCAAGACGGTGACCATCTTCGGAGAGAGTGCCGGCGGCGCCTCGGTCGGCATGCACATTCTCTCCCCGGGGAGCCGAGGCCTCTTCCACCGGGCCATCCTTCAGAGTGGCTCGCCCAATTGCCCCTGGGCATCTGTGTCCGTGGCCGAAGGCCGTAGGAGGGCGGTCGAACTGGGAAGGAACCTCAACTGTAACCTCAACAGTGATGAAGAGCTTGTCCAGTGTCTGAGGGAAAAGAAGCCTCAGGAGTTGATTGACGTGGAGTGGAACGTCCTTCCCTTTGACAGTGTCTTCAGGTTCGCCTTCGTCCCCATTATCGATGGGGATTTCTTCCCGACCTCCATAGAATCGATGATGAACTCAGGCAACTTCAAGAAGACTCAGATCTTACTGGGAGTCAACAAGGACGAGGGCTCATTTTTCCTCTTGTACGGATCACCAGGTTTCAGCAAGGACACTGAGAGCAAAATCTCTCGAGAAGACTTCGTGTCTGGGGTCAAGCTAAGTGTCCCCCATGCCAATGACATAGGGTGGGATGCTGTCACCCTGCAGTACACGGACTGGATGGATGAACACAATGGCATAAAGAACAGAGATGGATTAGACGACATCGTAGGGGACCACAACGTCATATGCCCCTTGATGCACTTTGTCAACAAGTATACCAAGTATGGTAATGGCACCTACCTGTACTTCTTCAACCACCGAGCCTCAAACCTGGTATGGCCAGAGTGGATGGGCGTCATCCACGGCTATGAAATTGAATTTGTCTTTGGGCTGCCACTGGTGAAGGAGCTGAACTACACGGCAGAGGAGGAGGCGCTGAGCCGGAGGATCATGCACTACTGGGCGACTTTCGCAAAGACTGG AAACCCAAATGAACCCCACTCACAGGAGACCAAATGGCCTCTCTTCACTACCAAGGAGCAGAAATTTATTGACCTCAACACGGAGCCCCTGAAAGTCCACCAGCAGCTTCGAGTTCAGATGTGCGTGTTCTGGAACCAGTTCCTTCCCAAGCTCCTCAATGCCACAG